A stretch of the Nicotiana tabacum cultivar K326 chromosome 6, ASM71507v2, whole genome shotgun sequence genome encodes the following:
- the LOC142181600 gene encoding uncharacterized protein LOC142181600 isoform X1, protein MASRETNTGVVDPPREIVESESELHDEVRRLRHQMAEMYQAWIKGHPPPSSPTNYTQNHASIPLLSQSQMPNTIDLSPQHAPGFTPYHNYPSTSAQTVHAPPAKTTSYPAPTSAPIFVPPPQATLHRSSSEPAFPATDSHYYAPEPTFKVPDPYSYTPQFETHVETDKPPKNAEQEEMFRKVQSLKQSLRNMQGLGNQVSVAYKNLCLFPDVQLPAGFKMPKFDLYDGHGDPVAHLRGYCSKMRGAEGKDELLMAYISQSLSGAALEWYTRQDASRWYTWDDMAQAFARHFQYNIDIVPDRLSLTKVEKKPSESFREYGFR, encoded by the coding sequence ATGGCTAGCAGGGAAACAAACACTGGAGTTGTAGACCCACCAAGGGAGATTGTTGAGTCAGAATCGGAACTGCACGACGAGGTCCGGAGGTTGAGGcatcagatggcagaaatgtatcaagcctggatTAAGGGACACCCTCCACCCTCATCCCCTACCAACTACACACAAAACCATGCTTCCATTCCACTACTATCTCAATCCCAGATGCCCAATACCATTGATCTTTCCCCACAACACGCACCTGGCTTTACCCCTTACCACAACTACCCTAGCACTTCAGCCCAAACTGTTCATGCTCCgccagccaaaacaacctcataccccgctccgacatctgctcctatttttgtaccccctccacaagctaccctccaccgatcctctagtgagcccGCATTCCCCGCTACAGATTCCCACTACTATGcaccggagcccaccttcaaagtcccAGATCCTTATTCTTACACTCCCCAATTTGAGACTCATGTTGAAACTGACAAACCACCCAAGAACGCAGAGCAAGAAGAAATGTTTAGGAAGGTACAGAGTCTGAAGCAATCattgagaaatatgcaagggttgggaaaccaagtgagtgtggcctataagaatttgtgtttgttccccgatgtccaattgcctgccgggttcaagatgcccaagtttgacttgtatgatggACATGGGGATCCTGTAGCTCATCTGAGAggttattgcagtaaaatgagaggcgccgagggaaaagatgaattattgatggcatacatcagccaaagtctgagtggggcagctttagaatggtacacccgccaagacgccagcaggtggtacacctgggacgatatggctcaggcctttgcccgacactttcagtacaatatagacattgttccAGACCGCCTATCTCTGACCAAAGTGGAAAAGAAacccagtgaaagctttagagaatatgggttccgataG
- the LOC142181600 gene encoding uncharacterized protein LOC142181600 isoform X2: MSVKKSVTEEEAEEFLKKMKVQDYSIVEKLRKTPAQISLLSLLIHSDGHRRVLMEILNEAHVPDKITVNHLKTIAGKIFEANRITFSDDELPMEGTEHNRALYLIVKCEDSVVSRVLVDNGYSVNICPLSTLQKLKIGTERIHLNIVCVRGFDGGGKDSVTDIMLELSIGPVEFTMEFQVLDVVVSYNLLLGKPWIHAAKAVPSFLHQMVKFEGDRQEIVVHGEEDLSVCIDTIVPLVEVEDDKGP, encoded by the coding sequence ATGTCAGTAAAGAAATCGGTCACCgaggaagaggctgaggagttcctaaaaaagatgaaagtgcaggattattccattgtggagaagttaaggaaaacaccagctcaaaTTTCTCTTTTATCTTTGTTGATACATTCAGATGGACATCGCAGGGTTTTGATGGAGATTTTGAATGAGGCacatgttcctgataagatcacagTGAACCACTTGAAAACGATAGCTGGCAAGATCTTCGAAGCAAATAGGATCACTTTCTCAGACGATGAACTTcctatggagggtacagaacacaacagagctctttatcTCATAGTGAAGTGTGAAGATTCTGTTGTCTCAAGGGTTTTGGTTGATAATGGCTATAGTGTGAATATTTGTCCCCTGTCTACTCTGCAAAAACTGAAGATTGGCACCGAAAGAATCCACTTGAACATTGTGTGTGTTCGTGGCTTTGATGGGGGAGGTAAAGATTCTGTTACAGATATAATGCTCGAATTGTCGATAGGGCCCGttgagtttaccatggaattccaagtgttagaTGTGGTTGTCTCCTACAATCTGTTATTGGGCAAGCCTTGGATACATGCTGCTAAGGCAGTCCCGTCTTTTCtacaccaaatggtgaagtttgaaggggacagacaggaaatagttgtgcatggggaggAGGACTTGTCAGTTTGTATTGATACAATTGTTCCGTTAGTCGAAGTTGAGGATGATAAGGGACCTTGA